In Pleurocapsa sp. PCC 7319, the following are encoded in one genomic region:
- a CDS encoding HlyD family efflux transporter periplasmic adaptor subunit: MSYSQPESALALANGRVRPKIRILIIDQQNLSSELLKCQLKLEPNMSIVATVSDELETFVAIQSYDPNVAIVDVDLPEIDGCALIKKISHNFPQIKIVIFTNNHQSDQINKALSLGAQGILYKNSYSEETKKVLNTINNISSRDTTPELFNRDNSVEPTTSSDNNHIDNNSAIVHSPGTVTFETVEEREDWSAATKDLLDSLPRVWTRGLLYFLIIGTGIILPWSILTKVDQTGTARGRLEPKDKVIHLDAPVAGKIEAITVKEGDKVKKGAILAELASEIVNSELEELQDKRFGLQQRLSQLELMYNQARITLNTKEDENQARLLEKQSQLAQARQNLDTLKALYESQTGEKLAQIEQAKQEINSSIAARKEAELAMLGAQEKTRRYQAAYREGVIAQDRFLDVQQQAKENQERLAQASSTVEQAKSRLKEQQNSYQNLIKKSKAEIKQASLRFEEQKRSDQTLIASSKLEKLKTEEQLQELQSQITSLTSEIAQTNKQLQSRQFQLKQRELIAPIDGMVFHIPARGRGAVVQPGERMIEIAPQDSALVLRAQIPPADSGFLQQGMPVKIKFDAYPFQDYGVTEGTLISVSPDSKVTETPQGDRESYELEIELAQPYVWDEGKRITLTPGQTATAEIIIRQRRVIDFFIDPFKKLQQDGMKL, from the coding sequence ATGTCATATTCCCAACCAGAATCAGCTTTAGCTCTTGCTAATGGCAGAGTTAGACCCAAAATTCGCATCTTAATTATCGATCAGCAAAACCTAAGTAGCGAACTCCTCAAATGCCAACTCAAGCTCGAACCAAATATGTCAATTGTGGCAACGGTTAGTGACGAATTGGAAACCTTTGTCGCCATCCAAAGCTATGATCCTAATGTGGCGATCGTTGATGTCGATCTACCAGAAATTGATGGCTGTGCCTTAATCAAAAAAATCAGCCATAATTTCCCCCAGATTAAAATTGTAATTTTTACCAATAACCATCAATCAGATCAGATCAACAAAGCGCTTAGCCTGGGGGCGCAAGGAATTTTATATAAAAATTCTTACTCTGAAGAAACTAAAAAAGTTCTTAATACTATCAACAATATCAGTTCAAGAGATACGACACCAGAACTTTTCAATCGGGATAATTCTGTTGAACCAACAACTTCTAGCGATAACAATCATATTGACAATAATTCAGCAATAGTTCATTCACCCGGTACAGTAACATTTGAAACCGTAGAAGAGCGAGAAGATTGGTCCGCAGCAACCAAAGATCTCTTAGATTCACTACCCCGGGTTTGGACAAGGGGCTTACTATATTTCCTCATAATTGGGACAGGAATTATTTTGCCTTGGTCAATTCTGACCAAGGTCGATCAGACAGGAACCGCCCGTGGCAGACTAGAACCAAAAGATAAAGTTATTCATTTAGATGCTCCCGTAGCGGGAAAAATAGAAGCAATCACAGTTAAAGAAGGTGATAAAGTCAAAAAAGGTGCGATTTTAGCTGAATTAGCCTCTGAAATAGTTAATTCAGAACTAGAAGAATTACAAGACAAACGATTCGGACTTCAGCAAAGGTTGAGCCAACTAGAACTAATGTACAATCAGGCCCGAATTACGCTAAATACTAAAGAAGATGAAAACCAGGCCAGACTTTTAGAAAAGCAATCTCAGCTAGCTCAAGCACGGCAAAATCTTGATACCCTCAAAGCCCTTTACGAATCTCAAACAGGAGAAAAACTGGCACAGATTGAACAGGCAAAACAGGAAATAAATTCCAGTATAGCGGCGCGTAAAGAGGCAGAATTAGCCATGTTAGGTGCCCAGGAAAAAACTAGACGTTATCAAGCAGCCTATAGAGAAGGAGTAATTGCTCAAGATCGTTTTTTAGACGTCCAACAACAAGCTAAAGAAAATCAAGAACGGTTAGCTCAAGCAAGTTCGACCGTAGAACAAGCCAAGTCTCGACTCAAAGAGCAGCAAAATAGTTACCAAAATCTAATTAAGAAATCAAAAGCAGAAATTAAACAAGCCTCTCTGCGATTCGAAGAACAAAAACGTAGTGACCAAACTTTGATAGCCTCCAGCAAGTTAGAAAAGCTCAAAACAGAAGAACAGCTCCAAGAGTTACAATCTCAGATTACTAGTCTAACTAGCGAAATTGCTCAGACTAATAAGCAGCTACAATCTAGACAATTTCAATTAAAACAACGAGAACTAATTGCTCCCATTGACGGGATGGTTTTTCATATCCCTGCTAGAGGCAGAGGAGCAGTAGTTCAACCAGGAGAGAGAATGATCGAAATTGCACCACAAGACTCTGCTCTGGTTTTGCGCGCACAAATTCCTCCTGCAGATAGTGGATTTCTCCAGCAGGGAATGCCTGTCAAAATTAAATTTGATGCTTATCCTTTCCAGGATTACGGTGTTACCGAAGGCACATTAATTTCTGTATCACCAGACTCAAAAGTAACCGAAACTCCTCAAGGCGATCGGGAAAGTTATGAGCTAGAAATAGAATTAGCTCAACCCTATGTTTGGGATGAAGGCAAGCGTATAACCTTGACCCCTGGTCAAACTGCTACGGCTGAAATAATTATCCGTCAACGTCGCGTAATTGACTTTTTTATCGATCCCTTTAAGAAATTACAACAGGATGGCATGAAACTATAA